Proteins found in one Orcinus orca chromosome 11, mOrcOrc1.1, whole genome shotgun sequence genomic segment:
- the LMF2 gene encoding lipase maturation factor 2 isoform X1 — protein sequence MAGSRLPRQLFLQGVAAVFMFAFASLYMQIPGLYGPEGILPARRTLRPQGKGRWPQLWETPTLLWETPLLGLDTAQGLELLSLLGTLLALGALLLHQLRHLLVYLLLWAAYLSAYQVGQVFLYFQWDSLLLETGFLALLVAALRLPPRHKQAQGRLAGVPPHEDLPFWLVRWLLFRLMFASGVVKLTSRCPAWWGLTALTYHFETQCLPTPASWFAHHLPVWLHKLGVVATFLIEIAVPPLFFAPVRRLRLAAFYSQVLLQVLIIVTGNYNFFNLLTLVLTTALLDDVHLAAASGNSRRKKTPASWPKALLALLLELAVYGLLACGVVHCFGLEVDWKQRTVHSKTTFTFHQFSQWLKMVTLPTMWLGAASLAWELLTALWRWTQVRGWLQKFCAAVQLSIFGTATVALFTISLVPYSYMEPSTHGRLWTGAHRLFGTVEHLQLAHSYGLFRRMTGLGGRPEVVLEGSYDGHHWTQEIEFMYKPGNVSRAPPIVVPHQPRLDWQMWFAALGPHTHSPWFTSLVLRLLQGKEPVIRLIQNHAPRYPFHKQPPTYVRAQRYKYWFSKPGEQGRWWRRQWVEEFFPSVSLGDPTLDTLLRQFGLQDKSPPRARSSSSTLAQALRWMRKQLSALEAPALLWGLLGTVGAIRVMQALLGPQSSPRAKEEKHRPAPPEDSVAASKQASPAPDVSSGSQTPRRKK from the exons ATGGCTGGCTCCCGGCTCCCGCGGCAGCTCTTTCTCCAGGGCGTGGCTGCCGTCTTCATGTTCGCCTTCGCTTCTCTCTACATGCAGATTCCGG GCCTGTACGGCCCTGAGGGCATCCTGCCTGCACGGAGGACACTGCGGCCGCAGGGAAAGGGACGCTGGCCGCAGCTGTGGGAGACCCCAACGCTGCTGTGGGAGACTCCGCTACTGGGGCTGGACACAGCACAGGGCCTGGAGCTGCTGAGCCTGCTGGGCACACTGCTGGCCCTGGGAGCCCTGCTGCTGCACCAGCTGCGCCACCTCCTCGTCTACCTGCTGCTCTGGGCTGCCTACCTGTCTGCCTACCAG GTGGGCCAGGTGTTTCTTTATTTCCAGTG GGATTCCCTTCTGCTGGAGACTGGCTTCCTGGCCTTGCTGGTGGCGGCTCTGAGGCTGCCCCCGCGCCACAAGCAGGCCCAGGGCAGGCTGGCAGGGGTCCCGCCCCACGAGGACCTCCCCTTCTGGCTCGTGCGCTGGCTGCTCTTTCGCCTCATGTTTGCCTCGGGTGTGGTCAAGCTGACCAGCCGTTGCCCCGCGTGGTGGGGGCTCACCG CCCTCACCTACCACTTCGAGACTCAGTGCTTGCCCACGCCCGCCTCCTGGTTTGCCCACCATCTGCCCGTCTGGCTGCACAAGCTCGGCGTGGTGGCCACTTTCCTCATCGAGATTGCAGTGCCCCCTCTGTTCTTCGCTCCAGTTCGCCGCCTGCGCTTGGCTGCCTTCTACTCCCAG gtctTGCTGCAAGTCTTGATCATCGTCACTGGCAATTACAACTTCTTCAACTTGCTCACGCTGGTGCTCACCACTGCCCTCCTGGATGATGTGCACCTGGCCGCCGCGTCTGGCAACAGCCGCCGCAAGAAGACGCCCGCCT CCTGGCCCAAGGCCCTGCTGGCCCTGCTGCTGGAGCTGGCCGTCTATGGGCTGCTGGCCTGCGGCGTGGTGCACTGCTTTGGCCTGGAGGTGGACTGGAAGCAGCGCACTGTTCACTCCAAGACCA CCTTCACCTTCCACCAGTTCTCCCAGTGGCTGAAGATGGTGACCCTACCCACCATGTGGCTGGGTGCAGCCTCCCTTGCCTGGGAACTGCTGACCGCCCTCTGGAG GTGGACCCAAGTGCGAGGGTGGCTGCAGAAATTCTGTGCTGCAGTCCAGCTGTCCATCTTCGGCACTGCCACGGTGGCCCTGTTCACGATCAGCCTG GTGCCGTACTCCTACATGGAGCCCTCGACCCATGGGCGCCTCTGGACTGGGGCCCACCGCCTGTTTGGCACCGTGGAGCACCTGCAGCTGGCCCACTCCTATGGCCTCTTCCGCCGGATGACTGGTCTGGGTGGACGGCCCGAGGTGGTGCTCGAGGGCAGCTATGACGGGCACCACTGGACG CAGGAAATCGAGTTCATGTACAAGCCGGGTAACGTGAGCCGGGCGCCCCCCATTGTGGTGCCCCACCAGCCGCGCCTCGATTGGCAGATGTGGTTCGCGGCCCTGGGCCCGCACACGCACAGTCCCTGGTTCACAAGCCTGGTCCTCCGCCTGCTGCAGGGCAAAGAGCCAG TGATCCGCCTCATCCAGAACCACGCGCCCAGGTACCCCTTCCACAAGCAGCCGCCCACTTACGTGCGAGCCCAGCGCTACAAGTACTGGTTCTCGAAGCCCGGGGAGCAGGG CCGGTGGTGGCGACGCCAGTGGGTGGAGGAATTTTTCCCGTCCGTGTCCCTGGGGGACCCGACGCTGGACACGCTGCTCCGCCAGTTTGGCCTTCAG gacaAGAGCCCGCCCCGGGCCCGCAGCTCCAGCAGCACCCTGGCTCAGGCGCTGCGCTGGATGCGGAAACAGCTGTCTGCCCTGGAGGCCCCTGccctgctctgggggctcctcggAACCGTGGGGGCCATTAGGGTCATGCAGGCCCTACTGGGCCCCCAGTCCTCCCCTCGGGCCAAGGAGGAGAAGCACAGGCCAGCCCCCCCAGAGGACTCGGTGGCCGCCAGCAAACAAGCTTCCCCAGCCCCCGACGTAAGCAGCGGTTCCCAGACCCCTCGGCGGAAAAAGTAG
- the LMF2 gene encoding lipase maturation factor 2 isoform X2, protein MAGSRLPRQLFLQGVAAVFMFAFASLYMQIPGLYGPEGILPARRTLRPQGKGRWPQLWETPTLLWETPLLGLDTAQGLELLSLLGTLLALGALLLHQLRHLLVYLLLWAAYLSAYQVGQVFLYFQWDSLLLETGFLALLVAALRLPPRHKQAQGRLAGVPPHEDLPFWLVRWLLFRLMFASGVVKLTSRCPAWWGLTALTYHFETQCLPTPASWFAHHLPVWLHKLGVVATFLIEIAVPPLFFAPVRRLRLAAFYSQVLLQVLIIVTGNYNFFNLLTLVLTTALLDDVHLAAASGNSRRKKTPASWPKALLALLLELAVYGLLACGVVHCFGLEVDWKQRTVHSKTTFTFHQFSQWLKMVTLPTMWLGAASLAWELLTALWRWTQVRGWLQKFCAAVQLSIFGTATVALFTISLVPYSYMEPSTHGRLWTGAHRLFGTVEHLQLAHSYGLFRRMTGLGGRPEVVLEGSYDGHHWTEIEFMYKPGNVSRAPPIVVPHQPRLDWQMWFAALGPHTHSPWFTSLVLRLLQGKEPVIRLIQNHAPRYPFHKQPPTYVRAQRYKYWFSKPGEQGRWWRRQWVEEFFPSVSLGDPTLDTLLRQFGLQDKSPPRARSSSSTLAQALRWMRKQLSALEAPALLWGLLGTVGAIRVMQALLGPQSSPRAKEEKHRPAPPEDSVAASKQASPAPDVSSGSQTPRRKK, encoded by the exons ATGGCTGGCTCCCGGCTCCCGCGGCAGCTCTTTCTCCAGGGCGTGGCTGCCGTCTTCATGTTCGCCTTCGCTTCTCTCTACATGCAGATTCCGG GCCTGTACGGCCCTGAGGGCATCCTGCCTGCACGGAGGACACTGCGGCCGCAGGGAAAGGGACGCTGGCCGCAGCTGTGGGAGACCCCAACGCTGCTGTGGGAGACTCCGCTACTGGGGCTGGACACAGCACAGGGCCTGGAGCTGCTGAGCCTGCTGGGCACACTGCTGGCCCTGGGAGCCCTGCTGCTGCACCAGCTGCGCCACCTCCTCGTCTACCTGCTGCTCTGGGCTGCCTACCTGTCTGCCTACCAG GTGGGCCAGGTGTTTCTTTATTTCCAGTG GGATTCCCTTCTGCTGGAGACTGGCTTCCTGGCCTTGCTGGTGGCGGCTCTGAGGCTGCCCCCGCGCCACAAGCAGGCCCAGGGCAGGCTGGCAGGGGTCCCGCCCCACGAGGACCTCCCCTTCTGGCTCGTGCGCTGGCTGCTCTTTCGCCTCATGTTTGCCTCGGGTGTGGTCAAGCTGACCAGCCGTTGCCCCGCGTGGTGGGGGCTCACCG CCCTCACCTACCACTTCGAGACTCAGTGCTTGCCCACGCCCGCCTCCTGGTTTGCCCACCATCTGCCCGTCTGGCTGCACAAGCTCGGCGTGGTGGCCACTTTCCTCATCGAGATTGCAGTGCCCCCTCTGTTCTTCGCTCCAGTTCGCCGCCTGCGCTTGGCTGCCTTCTACTCCCAG gtctTGCTGCAAGTCTTGATCATCGTCACTGGCAATTACAACTTCTTCAACTTGCTCACGCTGGTGCTCACCACTGCCCTCCTGGATGATGTGCACCTGGCCGCCGCGTCTGGCAACAGCCGCCGCAAGAAGACGCCCGCCT CCTGGCCCAAGGCCCTGCTGGCCCTGCTGCTGGAGCTGGCCGTCTATGGGCTGCTGGCCTGCGGCGTGGTGCACTGCTTTGGCCTGGAGGTGGACTGGAAGCAGCGCACTGTTCACTCCAAGACCA CCTTCACCTTCCACCAGTTCTCCCAGTGGCTGAAGATGGTGACCCTACCCACCATGTGGCTGGGTGCAGCCTCCCTTGCCTGGGAACTGCTGACCGCCCTCTGGAG GTGGACCCAAGTGCGAGGGTGGCTGCAGAAATTCTGTGCTGCAGTCCAGCTGTCCATCTTCGGCACTGCCACGGTGGCCCTGTTCACGATCAGCCTG GTGCCGTACTCCTACATGGAGCCCTCGACCCATGGGCGCCTCTGGACTGGGGCCCACCGCCTGTTTGGCACCGTGGAGCACCTGCAGCTGGCCCACTCCTATGGCCTCTTCCGCCGGATGACTGGTCTGGGTGGACGGCCCGAGGTGGTGCTCGAGGGCAGCTATGACGGGCACCACTGGACG GAAATCGAGTTCATGTACAAGCCGGGTAACGTGAGCCGGGCGCCCCCCATTGTGGTGCCCCACCAGCCGCGCCTCGATTGGCAGATGTGGTTCGCGGCCCTGGGCCCGCACACGCACAGTCCCTGGTTCACAAGCCTGGTCCTCCGCCTGCTGCAGGGCAAAGAGCCAG TGATCCGCCTCATCCAGAACCACGCGCCCAGGTACCCCTTCCACAAGCAGCCGCCCACTTACGTGCGAGCCCAGCGCTACAAGTACTGGTTCTCGAAGCCCGGGGAGCAGGG CCGGTGGTGGCGACGCCAGTGGGTGGAGGAATTTTTCCCGTCCGTGTCCCTGGGGGACCCGACGCTGGACACGCTGCTCCGCCAGTTTGGCCTTCAG gacaAGAGCCCGCCCCGGGCCCGCAGCTCCAGCAGCACCCTGGCTCAGGCGCTGCGCTGGATGCGGAAACAGCTGTCTGCCCTGGAGGCCCCTGccctgctctgggggctcctcggAACCGTGGGGGCCATTAGGGTCATGCAGGCCCTACTGGGCCCCCAGTCCTCCCCTCGGGCCAAGGAGGAGAAGCACAGGCCAGCCCCCCCAGAGGACTCGGTGGCCGCCAGCAAACAAGCTTCCCCAGCCCCCGACGTAAGCAGCGGTTCCCAGACCCCTCGGCGGAAAAAGTAG
- the MIOX gene encoding inositol oxygenase — PPNQDPDPSLVYQPDMGPEAAKDRGSFRNYMSGPLLDRVFTTYKLMHTWQTVDFVRRKHAQFGSFSYKRMTVMEAVDMLDALVDESDPDVDFPNSFHAFQTAEGIRKAHPDKDWFHLAGLLHDLGKVLALAGEPQWAVVGDTFPVGCRPQSSVLFWDSTFQDNPDLQDPLYSTELGMYQPHCGLENVLMSWGHDEYMYQMMKFNKFSLPPEAFYIVRFHSFYPWHTGGDYQQLCDEQDLAMLPWVQEFNKFDLYTKSSDLPDVDKLRPYYQGLIDKYCPGVLHW; from the exons CCACCCAACCAGGACCCAGACCCTTCCCTGGTCTACCAGCCTGATATGGGGCCAGAGGCGGCCAAAGACAGGGGCAGCTTCCGAAACTACATG TCCGGCCCTCTCCTGGACCGTGTCTTCACCACCTACAAGCTTATGCACACGTGGCAGACCGTGGACTTCGTCAGGAGGAAG CATGCCCAGTTTGGGAGCTTCTCCTATAAGAGAATGACTGTCATGGAGGCTGTGGACATGCTGGATGCGCTGGTGGACGAGTCGGACCCCGACGTGGACTTCCCCAACTCCTTCCACGCCTTCCAGACGGCCGAGGGCATCCGGAAGGCCCATCCCGACAAGG acTGGTTCCACCTCGCCGGGCTCCTGCATGACCTGGGGAAGGTCCTGGCTCTGGCAGGGGAGCCCCAG TGGGCAGTCGTTGGAGACACCTTCCCAGTTGGCTGCCGTCCCCAAAGCTCTGTGCTTTTCTGGGACTCTACCTTCCAGGACAATCCTGACCTCCAGGACCCTCTGTACAG CACAGAGCTTGGCATGTACCAGCCCCACTGTGGGCTCGAGAACGTCCTCATGTCCTGGGGCCATGACG AGTACATGTACCAGATGATGAAGTTCAACAAATTCTCCCTCCCACCGGAG GCCTTCTACATCGTCCGGTTCCACTCCTTCTACCCGTGGCACACGGGCGGCGACTACCAGCAGCTGTGCGACGAGCAGGACTTGGCCATGCTGCCCTGGGTGCAGGAGTTCAA CAAGTTCGATCTCTACACCAAGAGCTCTGACCTGCCAGATGTGGACAAGCTGCGGCCCTACTACCAGGGGCTCATTGACAAGTACTGCCCCGGTGTCCTCCACTGGTGA